The following are encoded in a window of Alphaproteobacteria bacterium genomic DNA:
- the secF gene encoding protein translocase subunit SecF yields MAWFPLHLIPHGTKIRFVRFRNLAFVLSALMIIGSIGLIATKGLNLGIDFTGGVLIELRTETEADLGQMRNLLSDKKFGEVSLQNFGDAREVLIRIQANDENQSEIVAGAKAALDNAIENIDYRRVEYVGPTVGQELVRAGFTALGLSLLGMMLYVWFRFEWQYGIGGIIALMHDAIILLGFYAFMGLDFGLSAIAAILTVIGYSINDSVVIYDRIRENLRKFKKMPIDDLLNLSINETLSRTVLTGGTTLLALITLALWGGEIIRGFALAIGFGVVIGTYSSIYIAAPVLSIMHVRNSEDGVNDAKPAGKNKASGEPA; encoded by the coding sequence ATGGCGTGGTTCCCATTGCATTTGATTCCCCACGGCACAAAAATACGATTTGTGCGTTTTCGCAATCTGGCATTTGTGCTTTCTGCGCTTATGATTATCGGCTCTATAGGTCTGATTGCCACCAAAGGCCTGAATCTGGGAATTGATTTTACCGGCGGTGTATTGATTGAGCTTCGAACAGAAACTGAAGCTGATTTGGGGCAAATGCGCAACCTGCTGTCGGATAAGAAATTTGGCGAGGTGAGTCTGCAAAATTTTGGTGATGCCCGTGAAGTGCTGATTCGCATTCAGGCCAATGATGAAAATCAATCCGAAATTGTTGCGGGTGCAAAAGCCGCGCTTGATAACGCCATAGAAAATATTGATTATCGGCGCGTAGAATATGTTGGCCCAACCGTGGGGCAAGAGCTGGTACGTGCAGGCTTTACTGCACTTGGCTTGTCGCTTCTAGGGATGATGCTGTATGTATGGTTTCGATTCGAGTGGCAATACGGTATTGGCGGTATTATCGCATTGATGCATGATGCCATTATTCTGCTGGGATTCTATGCCTTTATGGGCTTGGATTTTGGTTTGTCGGCCATCGCGGCGATCCTCACCGTTATCGGCTATTCTATCAACGATTCAGTAGTAATTTATGACCGCATTCGCGAGAACTTGCGCAAGTTCAAAAAAATGCCCATAGATGACCTGCTGAATCTCAGCATTAATGAAACCTTGTCGCGTACTGTATTGACCGGTGGCACTACGTTACTGGCATTAATAACCTTGGCATTATGGGGCGGTGAAATTATTCGTGGATTTGCGCTGGCCATTGGCTTTGGCGTGGTAATCGGAACCTATTCTTCCATATATATTGCAGCGCCGGTATTAAGCATAATGCACGTGCGTAATAGCGAA
- a CDS encoding calcium/sodium antiporter, whose amino-acid sequence MLAFLEIIAGLILLVGGGDVLVKGAVALSKNLGVSSIVIGLTVVAFGTSAPELFISVQSAVDHPDIAIGNVLGSNIANVMLVIGATTLVMPVVVHKQMARRDGSVMMLITLLFVIWTMNGTLHSFEGGVLLIIVAAYTLYTIRDVRLNRADPSIIEGIEEETNVEMRTGMALLYCLGGVFLLSFGSEVLIEGAVTLAELIGLSKAVIGVTIIAVGGSTPELVTCLVAAFKRHGDIGLANVVGSNIFNLTAVIGAATMVAPLPIAEQFRQVDLWVLLGVTFAFFAAMLARKQIGRIEGVVMLVAYMSYVGWQYNIIA is encoded by the coding sequence ATGCTGGCATTTTTAGAAATCATTGCAGGGCTGATCCTGCTGGTAGGCGGCGGAGATGTTTTGGTTAAAGGCGCGGTGGCGCTTTCCAAAAATCTGGGCGTATCTTCTATTGTTATTGGCCTGACGGTCGTGGCTTTTGGCACCTCTGCGCCAGAGCTGTTCATTAGTGTGCAATCAGCGGTAGACCATCCCGATATTGCCATTGGCAATGTGCTTGGCAGTAATATTGCCAATGTTATGCTGGTGATTGGCGCGACCACACTGGTAATGCCCGTTGTGGTGCATAAGCAAATGGCGCGCCGCGATGGCAGCGTTATGATGCTAATTACCTTGCTATTCGTTATCTGGACAATGAATGGTACATTGCATTCTTTTGAAGGCGGTGTATTGCTAATTATTGTTGCAGCCTACACGCTGTATACGATTCGTGATGTGCGGCTAAACCGTGCAGATCCTTCGATTATTGAGGGCATAGAAGAAGAAACCAATGTCGAAATGCGCACGGGTATGGCTCTTCTATACTGCCTTGGTGGAGTGTTTTTATTAAGTTTTGGCTCAGAAGTGCTTATTGAAGGCGCGGTGACCCTTGCGGAGTTAATAGGTTTATCGAAGGCCGTGATAGGCGTAACTATTATAGCCGTGGGCGGTTCGACCCCCGAATTGGTGACCTGTCTGGTTGCGGCGTTCAAACGCCACGGCGATATAGGGCTGGCCAATGTGGTGGGCAGTAATATATTCAACCTAACGGCGGTTATTGGCGCGGCAACAATGGTTGCGCCCCTACCAATTGCAGAGCAATTCCGCCAGGTTGATTTATGGGTGCTGCTAGGCGTGACATTTGCGTTCTTTGCCGCTATGCTTGCGCGCAAACAAATTGGCCGCATAGAAGGTGTGGTTATGCTCGTAGCCTATATGAGCTATGTAGGCTGGCAATATAATATTATAGCGTAA